The Edwardsiella tarda ATCC 15947 = NBRC 105688 region TGAATGGCTCTGAACTGAATGTTTTTTATTATACTGATCTAAATAAAAATACCCTGTTGCTGGCAGGAAACTCCTTTGACTTTACCTCTGAGGGGCTGGTCTTCATTCCATTTGTGCGCCTGAATTACACCTTCGATAATGGTTTCTATATCCATGGCCGCTATAAGTGGAAACTATGGGACTACTCGATGAAGGGGGTAGACCAGCAGCCTTACCATTCAAAGATCCAAGAGTTTGATACGTTTATTGGCTATAAGTGGGGGCAGTGGAACTTTCAGTATCAGTTGGATCTGATGCGTGAGATGTCCGCCAATGGTCAGCCGTTGTATAACGGTAAAAAGTGGGATTATGCCAATAACTTTAGGGTGGTATATGCCATTGATGCCAACTGGCGCCCCTTTATCGAAATTGGTGATATTAAGGAGAGCCGCGACAGCGACCGGCGTCAGGGACGCTATCGTATCGGCCTGAAATATACCTGGTAATCCGCGCCAGCGCTCAGCGGGGTGACGCAGCGGCGTCACCCCGCTGGCGACTATTTTTTCCCGCTCAAGCGGCTTTTCAGGTCGGCAAACGGGTTGTAGGTCGCCACGCCCACCTCGTGCTGAGCGTCCTCTCCGGCGACGACGCGGGTACCAAACGTGTCGGCCTCGGTGTATTTTTCGTGCTCATGATCATGACAATACAGACAGAGTAACTCCCAGTTACTGCCGTCTGTCGGGTTGTTAGTATGATCATGATCGAGATGATGTACCGTCAATTCTCGCAGGTTGGAGTAGACGAACTCGCGGGCG contains the following coding sequences:
- the yajD gene encoding HNH nuclease YajD, which translates into the protein MAIIPKNYARLESGYREQALKLFPWVCGRCAREFVYSNLRELTVHHLDHDHTNNPTDGSNWELLCLYCHDHEHEKYTEADTFGTRVVAGEDAQHEVGVATYNPFADLKSRLSGKK
- a CDS encoding oligogalacturonate-specific porin KdgM family protein; this encodes MNKLIYLAALPCLFSASQSWANNYKTSVEYRHEYREGVKKHSDRFKVFLDTGNHIGFEFDARYGNHDDQAYDQMYLNGSELNVFYYTDLNKNTLLLAGNSFDFTSEGLVFIPFVRLNYTFDNGFYIHGRYKWKLWDYSMKGVDQQPYHSKIQEFDTFIGYKWGQWNFQYQLDLMREMSANGQPLYNGKKWDYANNFRVVYAIDANWRPFIEIGDIKESRDSDRRQGRYRIGLKYTW